The genomic region ataatgagtgatgttgagcatcttttcatgtgtttgttagccatctgtatgtcttctttggagaaatgtctatttagttctttggccctttttttgattgggtcatttatttttctggaattgagctgtaggagttgcttgtatatttttgagattagttgtttgtcagttgcttcatttgctattattttctcccattctgaagactgtcttttcaccttgtttatcgtttcctttgttgtgcagaagcttttaagtttaattaggtcccatttgtttatttttgcttttatttccaatattctgggaggtgggtcatagaggatcctgctgtgatgtatgttggagagtgttttgcctatgttctcctctaggagttttatagtttctggtcttacatttagatctttaatccattttgagtttatttttgtgtttggtgttagaaagtgttctagtttgattcttttacaagtggttgaccagttttcccagcaccacttgttaaagagattgtctttaatccattgtatattcctgcctcctttgtcaaagataaggtgtccatatgtgcatggatttatctctgggctttctatactGGCACatgctaaaattaaaagtttgccTGCCACAAttaacacccagcacagccaagtaaataaataaatgaacatacacatacacaaattctTATGTCATTCTCAAGTTTAattgggtgttttttgtttgtttccagaaCAAAGCCTGGTGACTCACAGTTGACTTTGTTAAGTGCATTGGTTGTGTTGGTGGGGGAATCCCTAAGATCAAACAACCGGTTTATGAAGGCAACAGATTTCAGAGTTGTGTAAAAATcctaatcatttcaaaataacctTCATCATGAAAAATTATGAGCTTCTCTCAAACACATCAGTGGTCTCTTTGGAGATACTCACAGGAGATTCACAATTGGTTTTGGTAATTACCAACTCAAAAAAAGTTTTTCAGAAAGATCATTAGCTCCTCAAGCTGGCCCTGTCATTGCCACTTCAAGTGAAATGATAATTGCAGTTCTGAAGGAGGATGAGATCACAGCTCCTAAACCTTTATCTCAGGGTCTGACTGCCTCTCTCCCACTCACGTCCTGGCTGCATGACCTTCACCCTGAGCCCAGCATCCTTCTCATGAGAAGGAGTGAGAAGGGGTCGAGTAATTTGTATTTCAGTCTAAGAGGCAGAGTCTGTAAGGAAGGAGGTCGGAGTAAGTGTTCATGTTTGGGAAAGGGATCTTGCTGGGGGGCCAGGGGTAGAGTGGGAATAGATCCGGTGGCAAAGCAGGTCAGGAAAGCAGAATAATTCCTTAGCAGAGAGTTTAGGTAAAGCAAGATCAAGATCTTTGTTtttgctgagttgctcagttgggtcggactctttgcaaccccatggactgcagcccgccaggcttccctgtccttcactatctcccagagtttgctcagactcatatccatcgagtcggtgatatcatccgcCCATCTCTCCCTTTgtcgcccgcttctcctcctgccttcaatctttgctggCATCAGGCAACACCGAACTTGACagcttctaaaattattttctgaaactcttaCCATAGAGGACACACAGGAACAATCCTAGTGGTAATGATgaggaatcatttttaaaaagtatttctcttagttgcagcatgtgaactcttagttgcaacacgtgAGATCtattttcctgaccaggaatcaaacccaggctccctgcattgggagcgctgagtcttagccactggacgcCCAGGAAATGCCATAAGATCATCTTCAAGGAGTTTAAGGGTTGTATTTTTAAGATCAATCTGCTGTAATGTTACCTTTCAGAAATTCTAGactaattttaaatttgtattagaAGTGTTATCATAATGCCTTTATGCTTTCAATAAAGACTATGATAGAAAAGTAATGATTTTCTAATCCTCTACAGAAGGCATGAATATGAATTTGTTTGAAgaacagaaatgatttttttcatatatatctaACTCTAGGCTATAACATGCTTACTGGACATAGCAGTTGTGTCTTTTCTGAAACATTTGAGGTCTGATGACAATGGCAAGATTGCTATCCCTCTTCAAGATAGAGAAGCAGCATTTCAGGAAAAGGCAGCTTTATAATGGTGAGGTTTGGAATATAGTTGTCAGGACCAAATGTATCTTCTCATATGTTGTCTAATCTCATAATATTCTAATGCCAACTCCAAGCACACATTCATTTCTTTATGGTTTCACTTTTGCAACACACAAGAGTCAATATTCTCCAGATTGTACTTTACATGTATCTAGTATGTTAATATTCTTCATAAATCTTATTATATTGTAGTCTCACTTAACCTTGATTTTAAAAAGACCTAAGGATTTAGacaaaaataattctttcatttctAGCCTATACTCATTTATCATATAGTAGTATTTCATGGTTCATAGTTTAAGATACCATAGTGAATTTGTGCCTGGCATGATAGGAATGCACCTTTATGTTGCAAAACTTATACTGAGAAAATCTTGCATTCATTATATCCAGTATGGACAGGAAGTACTTTCCTataagtttgtgtgtgtttgtgtgtatgtgtgtgtatacatgttagtggctcagtttgtgaccccgtggaccatagctcaccagattcctctgttcttaggatttcccaggcaagaatactggagtgggttgccatttccaatccAGGGAGTCTTCTTGTAATGTTATTTACCTATGGAATAAATACTTATGCAGATATGGAAACTTTTTATAaccaaaattataatatataaaaggtAAGGAataaactctaatactttggccacttgagaaGAACTGAGCCATTGCAAAAGACCccgagctgggaaagattgaaggcaggaggagaaggggatgacagaatatgagatggttggatgacatcacagactcaatggacatgagtttgagcacactccgggagttggtgatggacagggaagcctggtgtgctaccgtccatggggttgcaaatagtcagacacaactgagtgactagactgaactgatagaataaaccatatgatataaaataaaacaactaaatTTCAGAGTGGGTTATTAAAAAACAGCTGATGTGTTTGGTTGGTCATCACAGTGGTTAGGACACTGTCTTGGACTCAGCCTACCAGGTTCATACCACTTCTAAGCCTGTAATCAGCATGTGAATTTAGACAGATCCCTTGACCTCTCTGTACACTGGATCTCTTATTTTATAAACTGCATAACCCCATGCAGTTATGACCATCAAACACCAGGCAGAATGGCCTCCAGGGAGTTGGCAATAAGAATGGTGTGCTCCTCTCAGACTATATTTGGAATCCTGggtgttttttctctttatcttaatCTGTTCCTTTACTACCATGAATGTGAGTTGAGGTTCACAGACTTGACCTTCAGGCACAGGACTGTAGTTGCTTTTTGGTCATTCCCCTTAAAGGCATCTCCATGACAATGGCAGCCTTTAACTGAAGCTTGTCTTCAGGGATTTAGCCATGGAAGTGTGTTCTCTATGCCCCCAGAGCTGGCAGGGTATGTCCATTGGTACCCCTTGCCCCTTAAGTGTCTCCAGCCATCAAGATCAGCCTCAGGAAATCCAGGTGGGTGGAACTTAAAGCAAAAGCTCCCAAGGAGGGGACTTCCCCGTGGTCCAGAAGTTAaaactctgctcccaatgcaagggatccaggttcaattcctggtcagggaactagaagcCGCATGCCATAACTGAGAGTTTACATACCATTAACTAAGatctggtgtagccaaataaataaatgaataagatgaaataaataaaatcctcttttaaaaaaagctcCTGAGCATATTGGGGTCTCCATTTTGCACTACTGAACAGTATGTAACTTCTTTCTCAAAGTTTCTGTATGAAGACTATGTCTACTGTTCATTATATTTCCTGGTCTTTAGGAGAAGATTGTGTGGTCAGAAGTCAAATCTCTGTGTAAACATTATTTTCTCCATGGATATGATGCCAAATGGAGCAACACATCAACACAAAGCAGGAAGACTTAGGATACTGATCTgctgaattttaagacaaaatCAGCGATTCACTGTATGCAGCAGTGTTACTATTCTCTGATGTTTCATTGTTGGAGTTATGATCTGGGCTTACAGCTCCCCTCCTTCACAGACACAGGCAGCAGATGAGACAAATTCACAGAAACGGGCTTTCCCAAGCTCCTTCCACATTTTTTGAtaatacatgattttaaaaaattaaagacatgttTGCAGGTTATAAGTGCATAGCTCAGTGAAATTTCAGGAATGATTGCACCTCTGGAGACCACAActagatcaagaaacagaatgtTCTCAGTGCCCATAAAACTCTCTTGTACCCCTTAAACTCACTATTTCCAAGGCTGTAGCTTTGTTGGGTATATTTGCAGGCCTGGATTATTCGGTTTACGTTTACAAATATTATTGCATTTAATATTAGATCACTTTGCCACTCTTGGCCTTCACATGAAAGAAATCATACagcatctttcatttttttttttaaataatccttagtacagagtttatttttttatttttatttttttatttttttaatttttttaaattaattttattttatttttaaactttacataattgtattagttttgccaaatatcaaaatgaatccaccacaggtatacatgtgttccccatcctgaaccctcctccctcctccctccccataccatccctctgggtcgtcccagtgcactagccccaagcatccagtatcgtgcattgaacctggactggcatctcatttcatacatgatattttacatgtttcaatgccattctcccaaatcttcccaccctctccctctcccacagagtccataagactgttctatacatcagtgtctcttttgctgtctcgtatacagggttattgttaccatctttctaaattccatatatatgcgttagtatactgtattggtgtttttctttctggcttacttcactctgtataataggctccagtttcatccacctcattagaactgattcaaatgtattctttttaatggctgagtaatactccattgtgtatatgtaccaaagctttcttatccattcatctgctgatgcacatctaggttgcttccatgtcctggctattataaacagtgctgcgatgaacattggggtacacgtgtctctttcccttctggtttcctcagtgtgtatgcccagcagtgggattgctggatcataaggcagttctatttccagtttttaaaggaatctccacactgttctccatagtggctgtactagtttgcattcccaccaacagtgtaagagggttctcttttctccacaccctctccagcatttattatttgtagacttttggattgcagccattctgactggtgtgaagtggtacctcatagtggttttgatttgcatttctctgataatgagtgatgttgagcatcttttcatgtgtttgttagccatctgtatgtcttctttggagaaatgtctatttagatctttggcccattttttgattgggtcatttatttttctcgagttgagctgtaggagttgcttgtatatttttgaaattagttgtttgtcagttgcttcatttgctattattttctcccattctgaaggctgtcttttcaccttgctaatagtttcctttgatgtgcagaagcttttaagtttaattaggtcccatttgtctatttttgcttttatttccaatattctgggaggtgggtcatagaggatcctgctgtgatgtatgttggagagtgttttgcctatgttctcctctaggagttttatagtttctggtcttacgttgagatctttaatccattttgagtttatttttgtatatggtgttagaaagtgttctagtttcattcttttacaagtggttgaccagatttcccagcaccacttgttaaagagattgtctttaatccattgttttTAAGCATctttcattttgactttttccTCCATTCCATTACATCTTTGTGActttttctgtattgttttctttattgttgttttttcattATCATTGCTATATAGGACTTCATTGCGTGACTATCAAATCTTTAATTGATCATTCAGCTGTTAATGGGTAGGTGGGTATTAAGAGTTAGGGGCTATTACAAGTAATGATTAGGGCTCTCATATAAATCCTATTAATATAACTACTCTTCGGGTGATATATGTACGAAATCCTGTTGAGTATATTCATAGGAGTGGATTTCTTAGAACTGGATTACATCGGATCTGCTAAGTAGATACCacagttttccaaaatgtttgTATCAATTTGAACACCCACCATCAGTGTATGAGATTCTTGGTTGATCCACAGCTATGCTAAAACTTGGCATTTTtgtcatttcatttctgttttatatttcttaatgGTATTTGATGACATATAGGTAATGGTTATATTTTAATTGTCCTGATTACCAAGGATGTGGAATAGTTTTCCACATGTCTTATCCACTGAATAAGTTCCTTCTTCAAGTTTTTGTTTGAAGACTCTGTCCACTCTTTATTCTATTTTGTGGTTTTTAGGACATACTTGTGTGGTTCTAAGTTGCATCTTTGTGTGTGTTGATGAGAACCAGTCTTAATTTTCATGTGTACAAAAGTTACTTcaccatatggtttttatataCTGTTCtctttagcatatatatatatgtatttttaatatttatttatttagctgcattgggtcttagttgcatcatatGGGAGCTTTGTTGTATCAACCAGGATGtttggttgtggtgcacagactctctagttgcagatcCCAGGCTTGGTTACCCTGTGGCATATAGGgtcttagttgcccaaccagggcAATTTCTCCCTTCTGTACCATTACTTCTTTCTTTACCACACTCAGTGCAAGATGAGGGTCACAGCTTTGATTTGCAAGCACCTGGCTATTGCCAACTTTTTGGTCATTCTCTCAAAAGGGCTCCCTCAGACAATTACAGCTTTGAGGTTGAAACATTTTGCCAGTGATTTTGCTTGCAAACTTATTTTGTATGTTGAGAGAGTGGGCAGGAGTATGTCCATTGGCACAACCTACCTCTTGAGTGTGtttcaaatctgtgtcccctgctttgcgAGAAAGATTCTTAGCTACTGGATAACCAGAGAAGTACCTGTAGCATATATTTGAAATTGTAAGACCCTAGAATAACTCCTGTCTTTTTTCTAAAATACTACATTATCTTCTTTAaaataccagctgagccacatggaaagcccaagaatactggagtgggtagcatatctcttctccagtagatctttcCCAATCCAGGttttgaactggggtttcctgcattacaggcagattttctcTACcaattgagccatcagggaagtccctacaataatacattatcttctttaaaatttagaaGGGAAATGCATTTAGAATTGACCTCTTTTATGATGAAGGCAGTGATGgagatatttttttcctccagtaaGCTTCTTAAAAGTGTTGTTTTATGCTTTCTTTCAATTTACTCTCATTTGTCATTGCTTCCTCCAGGTCACTACCACTAACATTTTCGTAAAATATACTGATTCTCTCATCGTTTCCCATCACATGAAGCCTTGGCAATTTCACAAAAGCACACAAGGAAAGTTGGCTCTTGATGTCACAGATTTATATGAGCCATTCTGCTCTGAGGAGTCACTGTTGCCATCATGTAAAGGGGAGTATCTTGAATGACACAACAGCCGCCAGCCAACTGGCCTTTGGAATAATATTCTTGCTACAGACTGTGCTTGGAATCTGGGGCAATTTCTCCCTTCTGTACCATTACCTCTTTCTTTACCACACTCAGTGCAGGATGAGGGTCACAGCTTTGATTTGCAAGCACCTGGCTATTGCCAACTTTTTGGTCATTCTCTCAAAAGGGCTCCCTCAGACAATTACAGCTTTGAGGTTGAAACATTTTTCCAGTGATTTTGCATGCaaacttattttgtattttgagaAAGTGGGCAGGAGTATGTCCATTGGcaccacctgcctcttgagtgTGTTTCAGACCATCACGATCAGCCCCATGAACTCCTGTTGGAAGAATCTTAAAGTCAAAGCCCCAAAgtacattgccttctccatttccttctgctgGATCCAGTGCCTGTTTGTACATCTCGTTTTTCCTCTGTATGCATTATATGTTTCTGACAAATGGCGCAGCACAAACATGACAAATATAAGAGATTCAGGGTACTGTGCTGCCGCAGATCTTGAGAACATCTCAGGCTCAATATATGCAGCTTTGATAGCGTTCCCTGAAGTTTCATTTTCTGTGCTCATCTTCTGGGCCAGTGGCTCCATGATTCTCACTCTGTACAGACACAGTAGGCAAGTCCAGTATATTCACAAGGCTAGTGTGTCTCCCAGACCCTCTGCTGAGTCCAGAGCCACGCAAAGCATCCTACTCTTGGCGAGCACCTTCATGTGTTTCCACACTCTGTCCTGCATCTTTAACATTACTCTTGCTCTTGTTCATAATCCCAGTTGGTGGTTGGTGTATACAACTGGCctgatttctgtgtgttttccCTTTATCAGCCCCTTTCTGCTCATGAGCCATGACTCCATTGTATCTAGTCTCTGCTTTCTGTACACGAAGAACTCAGTATCCCCTAATCTTATCAGAAAAGCTTAAattgtatgttttttaaattttatcaaggtatagttgatttatagtgttgtgttacttCCGGGTATATAtaaaagtgagtcagctatacatatatatgtatatctactctttttaaattcttttcccatataggccattacagaggattgagtagagttccccgtgctatacagcaggtcacttctttttttgttgtaaACCAGGCCTGGAGACATGTGGgacttggttccctgaccagggtttgaacccctGCCTAAAAAGGACTTcatcttaaccatgggaccatcTGGGAATTCCCcctaggtccttattagttatctatttcatatatagtagtgtatgtttggggcttccttggtgactcggtgataaagaatccagctggcaatgcaggagactctagttcgattcccaggttgggaagatcccacatgccacagggcaactaagcccaagcacgacaatactgagcctgtgtgcctagagcctgtgctctgcaagaaaagccactgcagcaAGGAGCCcacactcaccacaactagagaaagcccacatgcacccatgaagacccaacacagcctaaataaataaataaataaataaaattccactTCTGATcctatcagagaaggaaatggcaacccactccagtattcttgcctgaagaatcctctggacagaggagcctggtgggctgctgtccatgggttcacacagagtcagacatgactgaatgactaaactgaactgaactgaatttttccttcctcccccaTTTCACCTttagtaatcataagtttgttttctatgtctgtgagtctcattct from Bos javanicus breed banteng chromosome 18, ARS-OSU_banteng_1.0, whole genome shotgun sequence harbors:
- the LOC133229460 gene encoding vomeronasal type-1 receptor 4-like — protein: MRVTALICKHLAIANFLVILSKGLPQTITALRLKHFSSDFACKLILYFEKVGRSMSIGTTCLLSVFQTITISPMNSCWKNLKVKAPKYIAFSISFCWIQCLFVHLVFPLYALYVSDKWRSTNMTNIRDSGYCAAADLENISGSIYAALIAFPEVSFSVLIFWASGSMILTLYRHSRQVQYIHKASVSPRPSAESRATQSILLLASTFMCFHTLSCIFNITLALVHNPSWWLVYTTGLISVCFPFISPFLLMSHDSIVSSLCFLYTKNSVSPNLIRKA